A region of the Candidatus Hydrogenedentota bacterium genome:
GAAAAGGACCAGGCGAAAAAGCTCGGTGCGCGCTGGGACGCTGCGCGCAAGCGCTGGTACATCGACGGCGGCCTCGATCCGGCCGTGTTCGCGAGCTGGCAGCCGATGCCGCACGACGCGGCGGCGTCGAGGCGAGGCGCGCCTGCCGGTGCCGAGGGCAAGGTGCAGGTCGGCAGCCGCTTCGTCGCGTTGCCGCGGGTGTGCGACTGCCTGCCCTGGGATGACTGCGACGTCTGCCGCCTGCAGGCGTGGCCGCAATAGACGGGGAGGGTGCAGGCATGGAAGCGGTGGCGGTGATCGACTTCGAGACCACGGGGCTGTCGCCTGCGCAGGGCGACCGCGCGACCGAGATCGCCGCGGTGATCGTGCGGGACGGCCGGGTGGTGGATCGCTACCAGAGCCTGATGAACGCGGGCGTGCGCATCCCGGCCCATATCGAATCCCTGACCGGGATCTCCAACGCGATGATCCGCAGCGCCCCGACTGCGGCGCAGGTGATGCGCGAGGTC
Encoded here:
- a CDS encoding 3'-5' exonuclease; translation: MEAVAVIDFETTGLSPAQGDRATEIAAVIVRDGRVVDRYQSLMNAGVRIPAHIESLTGISNAMIRSAPTAAQVMREV